AAAGGAGAGCGGGAGCGGATCAGTCAGGCCTTTCATGTCTATGACCCGTATGTGTATGACCTGCTTTCGCTGACGCTGGAAGAAATCTTTATTTACGAAATGGGGGATGCAGGTTATGACGCGCAGCCGATTATTCTTTAACAGCAGCATTATCCGCCAGAACCTGCGCCAGTATGGCTGGATTGGAATTTTGTACACACTGGCGCTATTATTCATACTCCCGCTGCAACTGTTCATTAACGGTGACCGGCTTAAGGAGCCTGTCGTAATAGACGGACTATTCAATCTTGGCATGGACATTCCGGTAATCCTTATTCCTTTTCCGATCATCACCGGGTTGTTTCTGTCCCGTTATCTGCAGTCCAAAGGCTCCTCCGATCTGATTCACAGCCTCCCGCTGCGCCGCTCGCATCTGCTGTCTTCCTATACGCTGAGCGGTCTGCTTCTGCTTCTGCCGCCCATCTGGATTACAAGTGTGGTTACGATGCTGGTCCGCCCGCTGGAGGGCAATATGTATATCTATCACGGAGCGGAGGTCTGGCAGTGGTGCCTGACCCTTACTGTGCTGACCCTGTTCTTGTTTGCCTTCACTATTTTTGTGGGGATATGTGTGGGACAGACCGTACTGCAGGGAGTGGTGACCCTCATTCTGTTAGTCCTCCCTGCGGCAATTTTATTGTTTATAGATATGCATCTGAACAGATATTTGTATGGATACCCTGGTGGGATGGGGGCGCGGGCAGATATGACGGAATGGGCACCGATCCTGCGGATTGCAGATATGTCCTTCAAGCCTTTTGGCCAAACAGAGCTGTGGGTGTATGCTCTACTGTTTGCAGCCTTCTTAACGCTGTCCTTCGTGCTGTACCATAAGCGCCACAGTGAGAAGGCGGGACAGGCGATGGCCTTTACCTATTTCGATCCGCTGTTCAAAGCCGGGGTAATGCTCTGCAGTATGCTGCTTGCGCTCAGCTACTTCGGCAGTATCAAGCAGGGAACGGGCTGGATCATCGGCAGTGTCGTCGCCGGAGGAATTATCGGCTACATCGTAGTAGAGATGCTTCTCCGCAAAACCTGGCATATCCTGAACCGCAAGCTGCCGCTTGAATTGGCAGTATACAGCATCCTGCTTGGCTTGCTGCTCTATGTTCCTGTATCCGGCTTGACCGGATATGAGACTCGGGTTCCAACGAACGATAAGGTGAGTGCGGTATTCGCCGGAGGCAATTATGAAGACCTGATGCAACGCCCGTACAACGCTCCGAATACTGCACCTGCGGAGGAGGCTGATATCTATTCCAAGGACCCGAAATATATTGAAGCTGTAACCGCACTGCATCATGCTGCCGTAACGGCGAAGCCGGGACAGGACAATACTATGTGGGATTCTGTATATCTCTCTCGCCACCGTTTCACGCTATCATACCAGCTTAAGAGCGGAGGGATGCTGATGCGGACCTATATGGTTCCGTCAGCGGGCTTCGAGCCGGAGTTGAAGGCGGTCATGGGACATGTGGACTACAAACGTGTGCGATACCGGATATCCCAGATGAACAAGAACGCAGAGAGTATCCATATGAGTAATCTGGACAAGGCCTTCAGTATTTCTGATCCGCAGGAGGTGAAGGAGTTCAAGGACATCCTAATCCGTGAAGTGCTGAATATGTCCTACGAGGATCAGGTTTCGGATCAGCGGTCACGGGCGTCTATCCGCGTTATTCAAAAGCCGGATAAGTATGGAAATCATGCGTATTTCACTTATGACTGGTACCCGTCCTATCATGAATTGGGGGCTTGGCTGGAACAGAAGGGATATGCGGATAAAGTTCGGATTACCGCAGCGGACGTCCGGTCTGCCGAGATGTTCATAGATATGAATCACAGTAAGCTGCCACCCGGGCTGATGTATGATCCCGAGACCCGCCTGGAGTTAGCCCGCAGTGAGAAACGGGCGGTCATGGTCTCAGACAAGACGCTCATTAACGGTATTCTGGAGCATCGCCGCAATTACAACCGCAGAGAGGGAGCATATGCGGTGAAGATAGTATATAAGAATAATTCATCTAGTTATATTTCGCTGGATGAGCAGGAGATGTCTCCGGCGCTGAAGGCTCTTCTTCCTTAGTCAGTTTAATCTGTTGCAGTAACTAAACGCTCTATTCCCCCCGTTAACGGATGCAAATCCTGTGCGGGGGGATTTTTTTATGTTGCAGCGGGAAGCCAGTGTCGGTGCCATGTCAGCGCCATGTCAGTGCCAGCGTTATGTTCTCTGCTTCTGCTTCAGGTGTACCTGTGTCCATAGCATGGGTATATTAGATTAGGGTCTGCAAAATAATGCGGCCAGTGTAAGGAGGAACGAACATGGAAGAGGTACGGGATCATCTGGATCATGGACTCCAGATTGTCTTCATCGGGTTCAATCCCAGCATCCGCTCCGGCGAGTTGGGTCATCATTATGCCAATCCGCGCAATAACTTCTGGCGCATACTGCACAAGTCCGGGCTGACGCCGCGGTTATACGAGGCCTCCGAGGACGGGGAGCTGCTGAAGCTGGGATACGGCTTCACCAACATCGTTGCCCGCCCCACCGTAGGCGCTGAAGATATCACCCGGGAGGAGTACGCCAAGGGCCGTGAGCTCCTGCGGGATAAGCTGGAGGAGTACCGCCCGGAGATTGCCTGTTTTGTCGGCAAGGGCGTGTACACAGAGTTCAGCCGCAGGACTACAGCCGCCTGGGGCTTCCAGGAAGGCATCGCTCCCGTGGTGGACGGCGTCCGGGAGTTCGTCGCCCCTTCATCCAGCGGGCTGGTCCGCATGCCGATGCCGGAGATCATCGGCATTTACTCGCAGCTGCGTGACTTCACGCAGGAGCAGGAGCCTTGAGGCCGGAGAAACGCGTCAGATGGTTGCGTGGACTCGATGTATGCTAAAAACCGAACAAAATAGAGGCGTATGGGGGGCGCGGGCCCAATGTATATTAAAAACCGCATACAATGTGGAGGCGTGAGGGTGCGCGTGCCAAATGTATGTTGAAAACAGCACACAATGTACAGACGCGAGGGTGAGTGGGCCCAATGTATGTTAAAAACCGCATACAATAGGGGCGAATGGGGGTGTGCAGCCCAAATGTATGTTAAAAACAGCATACAATGTGGAAGCGTGAGGTTTGGTAGGTGGGGCCTAGGTTTTAAATCGTATCCCGCTTAAACAGCGGAGAGAACGGAACGATTGTGGAAAAGTGATAGCGTTCGCCTTTGTCTCCGGATTTTCACCGTTAAGGGGAATGAAAAAAATCTGGAGAGCACAGCGATTGTAACAACGGTCCGTTCGCGGAGCGTCCATCCAAGCGCCCACGTTAATCCTACTCGAACTAAAAGGCGTCCACCCCAGCGCCAAACTAAAAAGGCTGTCCCCGCAGCCATTTCATGACTTGTGGGAACAGCCCTTGTCATACATAGTAACTTCATTACGTCTGGATCAGCAGCAGGATGATGGACGACAGGGAGAGGCAGACGCTGGCCAGATAGAGTACGCCGACCACCTGTCTCTGGTTCAAGCCGGCCTTGAGCAGGCGGTAATGAACCTGAGTGGCGTCTGCCTGGTAGATGGCTTGTCCCTTCAGGAAGCGTCTGATGACGACGAAAATATTGTCGAAGATCGGTACGCCCAGCGCGAGAATCGGAATGAACAGCGATAATATCGTGGCCTGCTTGAAGGCGCCGTCCAGCGCAATCACCGCCAGGATGAAGCCTAGGAAGGTGGCGCCGGCATCGCCCATGAAGATTTTGGCCGGAGCCTTGTTGAAGCGCAAGTACGCCAGGGTAACCCCGATCAGCGAAACTGCCATGAAGGCTGAAGTGGATTGGCCCATGGTGAGTGCGACGACGAACAGGGTTACTGCCGAGATCGCTGTAAGTCCGCCGGCCAAACCGTCCATGCCGTCGGAGAAATTAATGACCGTAGTGACGCCGAAGATCCAGATGATCGTCAACAGGAACTGCAAAATGAACGGCAGTGAGATATAATCACCTGAGAACGGATTAATGAAGCCGGTAAACGCATTGCCGGAAAAGAACACCAGAACGGCGGCGGCAATCTGTACGATGAATTTGGGCAGAGCCGGGAAATCCTTGCCTTTGGTTTTGTACCAGTCATCGATGGTTCCTATAGTCAGCAGAAGCACACCGCCAATGAACAGGGCGAGCGTCTCCAGGTTGAATTCACGTGCGAAGAGCAGATATGTAATGAAAAAACCTACGAATATGGCATAGCTTGCCGTTAGCGGGATAGGCTCCCTATGGATTTTGCGTTCAACATCTTCCCTTGGCCTGTCCACGAAATCGAGCCGGAAAGCGAGCCTGGCCAGAGGAGGAATCAGCAGATAAACGATAAAAAATGACACAAGAAAAGCTAAACCGTATAAAATGACAATCACCCCGTTGATTTTTTTAAGGCCTATCCCAGATTATATCGCAGAAGGATGTATGTTGTCGAACTACATAAGCGAGATGGAGGAAATGATGAACTACGAATGTATCTTATTTGATGCCGATGATACACTGTTTGATTATGGAATGGCCGAGAGTCACGCCTTAAGCCATGCCTTCGCCCACTTCGGGCTGCCGACAGGCGCGCAGGAGTATGCGGCTAGCTACCAGGAGATTAACCACGCTTTATGGAAGGATTTTGAGCAAGGGAAGATCACCTCTGCCGCCCTGCGCGTGGAACGGTTCAACCGGCTGTTTGCCGCCCGTCAGCTCACGTTCAAGCCGGAGGAATTCAGTGAAGCATATCTGCGCTTTCTCGGGGAGGGTACCTTCCTGATTCAGGGGGCAGCCGAGCTCTGCGGCGAGCTTGCAGGGTGCAGGCTGGCAGTAATTACGAACGGAATCAGCGATGTGCAGCATTCCCGGATTAAGGGTTCCCCGCTCAGCGAGGTATTCGAGGCGGTAATTGTATCGGAGGAGACGGGCTATCAGAAGCCGGAGACCGGAATTTTTGATTATGCTTTTGCCAAGCTGAATCTGTCCGATAGACGCAAGGTGCTGATTGTCGGGGACTCCCTGACCTCGGATATCCGGGGCGGGAACAATTACGGCATCGATACATGCTGGTTCAATCCGCTGGGCAAGCCCGGTGATCCTGAGATAGTGCCTACCTATGAAATCCGCAGTCTGGACGAGCTGGTGGAGATCGTGAACCGCGAGTAAGCGGAATAAACGGCGGCAGGCAGGTTGAAAGTTTCGTTTTCGTGTTAAATATATAGGTACGCTAAGTTTATACTTTTTTAACAACAACATACGGGAGTGGATATTATGAGAAAAAAATGGCTGATTGCCGCGGTGGTCACAGGCATGACGGTAACAGGCTCGGCAGGGGTGTATGCGGGCACCAAGCTGGAGCAAATTAAGGCTTATCTGAACCATAGTCTGGGTATTGTGGTGGATGGTAATCCTTTTTGGATGAAGGACGGCAATGGCAAAACCCTGACGCCGATCACCTACGAGGGTCTCACCTACCTGCCGGTCCAGTCGATCGCTACGGTGCTGAAGGTGCCTATCAATTATGACTCGGTCAACTATAAAGTGAGAATTGGTGCCGGCAGCGCGGATATTCCTGCTCCGACTCCTGCTCCGGGAACCTCTACCGGCGGGGGGAAACCAACTCCTGCTCCTGTAGTGGAGGGAACGGCCAGACCGGTTAATCTGCCTAAGGATTTTCCGATTCCCCAGGATGCCCTGATTTCGATTACCCTGGATACGGATGCTGACGGTTTGAAGAAGGTAGCGTTCACTTATTCAACGCAGGAGACGCTGGACATCATGGGCTTCGTGTACAGTGAATATGCGCGGATTAAAAAGCTGGAGAATGCCTCAGAGTCGGTATCGGCCAGCAATGTCAAAATTTCAGGCAGACTTGGCGGGACAAGTCCTGTATCCATTACAGGCAAAGCCTCCACGGCCCGGCCCGGCTTCAACCTCTTCACGATCACCTGGTCGGAGAGCTGATCTGAGCCAGTAAGCCTAAGCTGTTATGCAGGCTTGGCTAACCCAAAAAGAAACTCCGGCTTGTACGACAGCCGGAGTTTCTTCATGTGCAATTTGCCAAGGCTATTTCGCCAGGGTGCTATAAGGTTAGTCCTGCGGGCGGGTATCCAGCGGCTTCAGGTGAGCCTCAATCTGTTCGCGCCTTGCTTCCAGGAACGGCGGCAGGGCCAGCGTCTCGCCCAGATGCTCGACCTCCTCATCCGTGGCGAATCCCGGTCCGTCGGTGGCCAGCTCGAACAGAATACCGTTCGGCTCCCGGAAGTACAGCGAGCGGAAGTAGAAGCGGTCTACAAAGCCCGAGTTCGGGAGCTGTACGCTGCGGATGCGTTCAATCCACTGCTTCAGCTCCTCTTCGTTGTCGACGCGGAAGGCTACATGATGTACGCCGCCCCGTCCCAGGCGCTCCTGCGGAAGATCGCTGCGTTCCTCCAGATGGATCTCCGTGCCGGAGCCGCCTTCACCGGTCTCGAACACGATAATATCCGGCTGGCCCGCCACCGGAGATGGATAACTTCCTGCGCGGCGGAAGCCTAGCAGGTCCTCCAGAATCAGGGCCGTATGCTCCGCGGTCTCGACAGTCAGATGTGCCGGTCCCAGTCCGACAATCGCATACTCGGCAGGAACCGGGCTCTTGGCCCATGGCTTGCCGCCGGGCATGCCCTCGTTATGTTCATCCGAGACGAGGATAAGGCGCTGGCCCTCATGGTCGGTGAAGGCCAGTGTCTTGCGGCCGCCGCGTTCGGTGATTTCCTCATGCTCTACGCCGAACACCGTGAAGCGCTGTGTCCAGAAGAGCAGAGCATCGTCCCCGGGAACGCGCAGGGAGAGCGCGGAGATGCTGTTATTGCCATCGCGGTTGCGCCCTGCGTTAGGCAACTCGAAGAAGGTAAGCTCCGTACCGGGATTCCCGGTCTCATCCCCGTAGAACAGGTGATAGACGGATACGTCATCCTGGTTGACGGTCTTCTTGATCAAGCGGAGTCCGAGCACTTCGGTATAGAATTTGTAGTTCTCCGGCGCTTTGGCGGTAATGGCAGATACATGGTGAAGCCCTTTTAGTGTTAAACTCATGGGAATACCTCCTGAGATATGGGTTGATTGTTATATATAAAAATTACTTATTAATATTAAGTTACTATAATTTTAATAGTAAATGAGTAATTTTGCAAGGTGTATTTCAAGGTCTATTTCAAGCTGGTATTTATTATTCAGGAAAGCGGGGTTAATCATGCATACCAGATCAAGTCTGATGAAGCAGCTGGAGGGGATGGGAGTCGATCCGCAGGGGACACTGCTGGTCCATTCCTCGCTCAAAAGCATCGGTGAAGTGGAAGGAGGAGCGGATACCGTACTGGATGTTCTCTCAGAATATATGAAGGAGGGGCTGCTGGTCCTGCCCACCCATACCTGGTCTTATATTGACGGGCAGAATCCGCGCTTCTCGGTGCTGGAGTCACCCGTCTGCGTGGGCATTCTGCCGGAGTTGTTCCGGAAGCGGCCGCGCGTGATCCGTTCCTGGCATCCCACGCATTCGGTGGCGGCGCTCGGCAGGGATGCAGCGGTGTTCACAGCCGGAGATGAGCGCTGGGATACGCCTTGCGCACGCGGGTCGGTCTATGGCAAGCTGCTGGACCGGGGAGCGGAGATTATGCTGCTCGGTGTGGATCTGCGGCGGAATACGTTCATTCACGGCATTGAAGAGTGGGTGGATATTCCCGGCCGGATGACGGACGGGCATGAGGATCTTTATACCGTGACACCTGAAGGGGAAGAGATCGCGGTGCCTTCGCGCAGACACTGCGGACTGTCCTGGTCGCAGCATTTTTGGAAGGTGGAATCTGTGCTGGAGGATGGCGGAGCGCTACGCAGGGGCAGCTTCGGTGATGCGGAGGTTATGCTCTGCGGCACCGTGGAGACCACCCGTATCCTGAGCGGCATGCTCAGAGAGAACCCGGATCTGTTCTCGGATAACGAGCCGCTCTTCGGGGAGAATGCGCCTGAGACGCTGCCGAAGACGAAGCGGGGGCTACTTTTACAGCCAGTACAGGAGCCTACTCGGGGTTAATCTTAGGCCGATATGTACAGGTCTCTGGCAGGTCTCTATCAATGTATGGTATATTATTCTCACAAAAAACATAGTAAGGAGATTGGAAATGACAAAAACTTTGATCTTTGGTCACAAAAACCCGGATACAGATACGATCTGCTCGGCCATTGCTTATGCGGCACTGAAGAAGGAACTGGGCTGGGATGCCGAGCCGGTCCGGCTTGGAGATATCAGCGGAGAGACGCAGTTCGCCCTCGACCACTTCGGGGTAGAGGCGCCGCGTCTGGTGGAGAACGTAGCCGGCGAAGCTGAACAAGTGATTCTGGTTGACCATAATGAACGCCAGCAAAGTGCGAATGATATCGATCAGGTTCGTGTGGTTGAGGTTATTGATCATCACCGGATTGCGAATTTTGAGACGGCCTATCCGCTGTATTACCGGGCTGAACCGGTGGGCTGTACGGCTACCATTCTGAATAAGCTGTACAAAGAGAATGGCGTGGCCATTCCTAAGAACATCGCCGGTCTGATGCTGTCCGCTATCATTTCCGATTCCTTGCTGTTCAAATCGCCGACCTGCACGGAGCAGGATGTAGCTGCTGCGCGTGAGCTGGCGGTCATTGCCGGAGTGGATGCTGATAGCTATGGGCTGGACATGCTCAAAGCCGGTGCAGACCTGAGTGACAAGAGCATTGCTCAACTGATCTCTCTGGATGCGAAGGAATTCAAGATGGGTGAATATAAAGTCGAGATTGCCCAGGTTAACGCTGTGGATGTGAATGATGTTCTGTCCAAGCAGGCGGAGCTGGAAGCGGCGCTTACCGCGATTATTGACGACAAGGGACTGGATCTGTTCCTGTTCGTGGTTACCGATATCCTGAACAACGATTCCGTGGGCCTCGCCCTGGGCCGCGTAGCTGGTGCTGTGGAGCAGGCTTACAATGTGAAGCTGGATGACAACAAGGCTGTGCTGAAGGGTGTAGTGTCCCGTAAATCACAGATTGTACCGATTCTTACCGAGACGATCGCTAAGCTGTAAAAGGGTCTCCTAAAGTAACCGGAGGCGTACATCCTCCATTATTTCCCGTAACCGGTTGTGCCTTTTCCTCAGGAAATTGTACAACCGGTTTTATTTTACAATTCACAGCAACTCCTTGCCCCCTGAAGGGTATAAACAGCATAGGACATTATAGAGGAGGACGGGAATAATGGGGAAGATGCGCAAGCTGGCGATTTCAACAATGTGCCTGATGCTGGTCTCGGGAGGAGGCCTGCTGTATGCTGCTGCGGGCAAAACAGATCTCTCATTCTATGTGAATAATACGCTGCTTAAGCAGCCTGCATTATCCTCGGAGGGCGGGGTCTATGTGCCTGTGGATCAGGTTTCTGAGAATATGCAGGCGATTGTATCCGTGGACGAGTCAGCGGGGACGGTCAAGATCTACAAGCCTAATGTGAACACGGTGCTGCTGGATGAGCAGGGCAAGATTTTCGGCAAAGTCAGAAGCGACACCAGCAATACCTTCTCTGCCCTGGTGCAGGTGGATGATCTCAAAACAGATATAACCGATCTGAAGATCACCATCACAGACCCGGCAGGCAAGACGGAAGTTGTGGATAACCAGCCGATCACAGAGAAGAAGGACAGCTTCTGGTTCAAATCGGCAGCGTATAATTATAAGGTTACCGACAAGGGGAACTATACGATCCAGGTGTATTTCAAGGATACTGCGTCCAAGAAATGGTTCATCGTTTCTGAATTGCAGATATCGACCACTTCATAATAACCATTAGGAGGCGATTCCATTGATTAAAATCTACCCGGCTGCGTCTGCGCACCAGTTCGATCTCGGCTGGCTGAAGGGCAGTCATGTATTCTCCTTCGGGGATTTCTATGATCCGGACAACACGGCATTCGGGCCGATGCGGGTCTGTAACGATGATACGATCGCTCCGGGAAAAGGCTTCGGCGCCCACCCGCACAGTGACATGGAGATTGTCTCGATTGTGCTGTCCGGCGTGCTTCGTCATGAGGACAACCTGGGCAATGTTGCGCAGACGTCCTTCGGCGGGATTCAGCGGATGTCGGCGGGCACCGGCGCGATTCATACGGAGCATAACCCTTCGGACAGTGAGCCCGTCCGTCTGCTTCAGCTATGGTTCATGCCCCGGACCCGTGGAACGGCTCCCTCCTATGCAACCGGACGCTTCGATCCGGCCAAGCTTGAAGGAAACCTGCTTCCGGTAGTAGCGGCTGAAGCGTCGGAGGAGATTGTCGATATAGCCCAGGATATGACGATTTATCTCGGAAAGGCTGGGGCAGGAGGGCAACTGGATTTCCGGCAGGAGCCGGGGCGGCGCAGCTTTGTATATCTGGTCGAAGGACAGCTTACCCTGAACGGGGATAATGTGCTGCAGCCGGGAGATTCGGCGAGAATCGAGGACATAGCACAGCTTGAGCTGAAGGCTGATGAGGATATACTGGTCATGGTGATTGATCTGCCGTAATGAGCGGCGGGATACAGACATGAAGGAGGAGCTAGGATGGCAGAACAGGAAAGAGTGCTGGTGAAGCATTCCGTCACCGGACGCATGCTAGTGAACAGCATGGAGGGAGTAGGGTACACCTTCGATGAGCAGGGCGGGCTGACCTTGATTACCCTGACGAATGTGGCGGCAGATAAGGGCGCTGCGGTAGTTGAGCTGAAGGCGGAGCTTAATGTATTCCGCTTCGAGGAGCCTGCGGACGGGCCGGTCATCAAGCATTGGTACTACGTTGGAGATCAGCCTGTAACCTATGATGCTGACTCCGGGCGCTTAACGATAGCTGTGCAGTCCGAAATCGAATACCGGCCAGATCAATACTGGGCCTGATCCCTTCGCAGACTAGACTCCACCACATGTGCTTACAACAGGCGTGAGGTTCGGGGTCTGCTGCACAAGATGGGGATTGTCTACGCTCCGGGTTAGAATTGTGAGAAATGTAGTAGTGCTCGCCGTGGATAATAAGGAAAATAGAACCAGGAATAATTTTGCATGAATGAAAGGCGGAGACCCATGGGAGCACTGCATATGAATACGGCTGCGATGAATTATGGAAGCAGGGAATCTTATTTTGACGGGAAGCTTATTGAGTACATTGGCTGGTGTCTGGCCGGCTGGCTGGTTACCGTATGTACCTTCGGCATCTGCTATCCCTGGTCTGTAGTAATGCTCTACCGCTGGAAGGTCGAGCATACCGTGGTGGAAGGCCAGCGCCTGCGGTTCGACGGTACAGCCGTCAGCCTGTTCGGACAATGGATCAAGTGGTTCCTGTTGACGGTGATTACACTCGGGATCTACGGCTTCTGGGTTGTCATTAAGCTGGAGCAGTGGAGAACGAAGCACACCCACTTCCAATAAGAAGTCGCGTGCTTCAAGTATACGCAAGATGCTAAGAGCCATCCTCCGGTTATGGAGGATGGCTCTTCTGCGTAGATTCTTGGAGCAAGACACGGCCTGTACAGCCAGCTTGCGGGTTGTTTATTGAGCTTTTTGCGGTTCGGGATAAGTAACGCCAAGGGTATCTACCGTTACCTTCTTCATCACCGGCGGCTGATCCGGCCGGTCATTCTGGCCACGCGGCAGACTGACGATAGCTTGGACCGCTTCGAGTCCTTCAGTAACCTTACCGAAGGCAGCGTAATCGCCGTCCAGGCTTGGATAAGCAGCGGCCATAATGAAGAACTGGGAGCCAGCAGAGTTCATATCCTTGCTTCTCGCCATAGACAGCACACCCTCTGTATGCAGCAGATTGTTAGTGAATCCGTTGTTATTGAATTCTCCGGCAATGCTGTAGTCCGGTCCGCCCGCTCCTGTGCCATCGGGGTCCCCGCCCTGGATCATGAAGCCCGGAATGACCCGGTGGAAGATGGTTCCGTCATAGAAGCCCTTCTTGATCAATGAAATGAAGTTGTTGACCGTATTGGGGGCAACCTCGGGATACAGCTCGGCCTTAATGACGGCGCCGTTATCCATCTCAATCGTAACCACCGGATGACTGGCAGTGGCTGAAGGCACACCTTCTGTAACGGCGGCGCTCTCCTGCGGTGCTGCTGTAGCCTCGCTGCCCGCTCCGGTACTGCTGTTACCATATCCGGCGGCATTATTATTCACTGGCTTGTTGCCGCAGCCCGCCAGAATGACGAGCATCAGGCACATCATCGCAAGCAGGATGACGGGTTTTTTTGTGATAGACTTCACTTCAGAATCTCTCCTTTTATCCAAATATAAGAATTTCTATGTTGCACACGATAAATTATCCTTCTATTTCTCGCTGAAACGGTACCTTCCTTTAAAAGGACGGCAAAGCCGTTTCCACTTGTTGAATAATCTGGTGCATTCACCTCTGTATCATACCTTCTTTGTCCTGCTTCTGGCAAAGCCTGCTTCTGCGGCCGGACGGATGCGGTTATTTGGGTGCGGGCTGCTCTTTGGCGGCGGCGAGTGTCGTTCCTTCAGGAACCGGCAGTAAGGCGCTTTTGGAGATGCCGATGAGCTGGGAGCTGTAGATTCCGCTGTGCCCGGAGAACAGATAGCTGATGACGCAGGCAATGAACATATAGACCGCTCCGCCGGAGCCGAACAGCTCGATGCCCATAATGAAGCAGGCAAGCGGTGTATTGGTTGCTCCGCAGAAGACAGCGATGAAGCCAAGCGAAGCCAGAAAAGGCCCATATAGATGAAGCACTCCGGCCAGTGTGCTCCCCAGAGAAGCTCCAATAGCGAATAGCGGCGTCACTTCGCCGCCCTGGAAGCCGGCCCCCAGGGTGAAGGCGGTGAAGATAAGCTTCCACAGAAAGGCGAAGGGCGATACGCCGTCTTCGAAGGAGCTGCTGATCAGCGGAAGGCCCAGCCCCAGATAGTCCCTGGAACCGGCTATGTAGACCAGGGCGATGATGATCAGCCCGCCGGCGGCACTTTTGAGCATAGGATTACGGATTATGGCGGTGAAGGTCCGCTTCAGGTAATGGGTAAGCTCACTGAACAGCAGGCTGCACAAGCCGAACAGGATGGAGGCGAAAATAACCTTGACCAGCACCAGCGCATCCATACCGGGGAAGACATCCACCTGATAGTGGATATGGTGAACGCCCCACAA
This genomic interval from Paenibacillus sp. FSL H8-0332 contains the following:
- a CDS encoding mismatch-specific DNA-glycosylase, which produces MEEVRDHLDHGLQIVFIGFNPSIRSGELGHHYANPRNNFWRILHKSGLTPRLYEASEDGELLKLGYGFTNIVARPTVGAEDITREEYAKGRELLRDKLEEYRPEIACFVGKGVYTEFSRRTTAAWGFQEGIAPVVDGVREFVAPSSSGLVRMPMPEIIGIYSQLRDFTQEQEP
- a CDS encoding MraY family glycosyltransferase — translated: MIVILYGLAFLVSFFIVYLLIPPLARLAFRLDFVDRPREDVERKIHREPIPLTASYAIFVGFFITYLLFAREFNLETLALFIGGVLLLTIGTIDDWYKTKGKDFPALPKFIVQIAAAVLVFFSGNAFTGFINPFSGDYISLPFILQFLLTIIWIFGVTTVINFSDGMDGLAGGLTAISAVTLFVVALTMGQSTSAFMAVSLIGVTLAYLRFNKAPAKIFMGDAGATFLGFILAVIALDGAFKQATILSLFIPILALGVPIFDNIFVVIRRFLKGQAIYQADATQVHYRLLKAGLNQRQVVGVLYLASVCLSLSSIILLLIQT
- a CDS encoding YjjG family noncanonical pyrimidine nucleotidase, with the protein product MNYECILFDADDTLFDYGMAESHALSHAFAHFGLPTGAQEYAASYQEINHALWKDFEQGKITSAALRVERFNRLFAARQLTFKPEEFSEAYLRFLGEGTFLIQGAAELCGELAGCRLAVITNGISDVQHSRIKGSPLSEVFEAVIVSEETGYQKPETGIFDYAFAKLNLSDRRKVLIVGDSLTSDIRGGNNYGIDTCWFNPLGKPGDPEIVPTYEIRSLDELVEIVNRE
- a CDS encoding ring-cleaving dioxygenase — protein: MSLTLKGLHHVSAITAKAPENYKFYTEVLGLRLIKKTVNQDDVSVYHLFYGDETGNPGTELTFFELPNAGRNRDGNNSISALSLRVPGDDALLFWTQRFTVFGVEHEEITERGGRKTLAFTDHEGQRLILVSDEHNEGMPGGKPWAKSPVPAEYAIVGLGPAHLTVETAEHTALILEDLLGFRRAGSYPSPVAGQPDIIVFETGEGGSGTEIHLEERSDLPQERLGRGGVHHVAFRVDNEEELKQWIERIRSVQLPNSGFVDRFYFRSLYFREPNGILFELATDGPGFATDEEVEHLGETLALPPFLEARREQIEAHLKPLDTRPQD
- a CDS encoding AAC(3) family N-acetyltransferase encodes the protein MHTRSSLMKQLEGMGVDPQGTLLVHSSLKSIGEVEGGADTVLDVLSEYMKEGLLVLPTHTWSYIDGQNPRFSVLESPVCVGILPELFRKRPRVIRSWHPTHSVAALGRDAAVFTAGDERWDTPCARGSVYGKLLDRGAEIMLLGVDLRRNTFIHGIEEWVDIPGRMTDGHEDLYTVTPEGEEIAVPSRRHCGLSWSQHFWKVESVLEDGGALRRGSFGDAEVMLCGTVETTRILSGMLRENPDLFSDNEPLFGENAPETLPKTKRGLLLQPVQEPTRG
- a CDS encoding manganese-dependent inorganic pyrophosphatase; its protein translation is MTKTLIFGHKNPDTDTICSAIAYAALKKELGWDAEPVRLGDISGETQFALDHFGVEAPRLVENVAGEAEQVILVDHNERQQSANDIDQVRVVEVIDHHRIANFETAYPLYYRAEPVGCTATILNKLYKENGVAIPKNIAGLMLSAIISDSLLFKSPTCTEQDVAAARELAVIAGVDADSYGLDMLKAGADLSDKSIAQLISLDAKEFKMGEYKVEIAQVNAVDVNDVLSKQAELEAALTAIIDDKGLDLFLFVVTDILNNDSVGLALGRVAGAVEQAYNVKLDDNKAVLKGVVSRKSQIVPILTETIAKL
- a CDS encoding pirin family protein; protein product: MIKIYPAASAHQFDLGWLKGSHVFSFGDFYDPDNTAFGPMRVCNDDTIAPGKGFGAHPHSDMEIVSIVLSGVLRHEDNLGNVAQTSFGGIQRMSAGTGAIHTEHNPSDSEPVRLLQLWFMPRTRGTAPSYATGRFDPAKLEGNLLPVVAAEASEEIVDIAQDMTIYLGKAGAGGQLDFRQEPGRRSFVYLVEGQLTLNGDNVLQPGDSARIEDIAQLELKADEDILVMVIDLP
- a CDS encoding DUF898 family protein; amino-acid sequence: MGALHMNTAAMNYGSRESYFDGKLIEYIGWCLAGWLVTVCTFGICYPWSVVMLYRWKVEHTVVEGQRLRFDGTAVSLFGQWIKWFLLTVITLGIYGFWVVIKLEQWRTKHTHFQ
- a CDS encoding peptidylprolyl isomerase, which gives rise to MLVILAGCGNKPVNNNAAGYGNSSTGAGSEATAAPQESAAVTEGVPSATASHPVVTIEMDNGAVIKAELYPEVAPNTVNNFISLIKKGFYDGTIFHRVIPGFMIQGGDPDGTGAGGPDYSIAGEFNNNGFTNNLLHTEGVLSMARSKDMNSAGSQFFIMAAAYPSLDGDYAAFGKVTEGLEAVQAIVSLPRGQNDRPDQPPVMKKVTVDTLGVTYPEPQKAQ